TCTGGATGACAAATGTTGCACGGTTGATGAAAATCACAGCGAGTGGCATGAACGGTCCTTATAAAAGGTCGCATGGTGGCCCGAAACCGGGCGCGACAAGGGTGGATTCGATGATGCGTAAAATATTCGCGACTCCCGCGGTGCTGGCGGCATGCCTGCTTGCGGTGGCGCCCGCGCAGGCGCAGTTCGGCAGCCTGCTTCGCAAGGTGACCACCCCGGCGCCCAAACCGGCCGAAGAGGACAATGGCGGCTGCCCCAAAGGCAAGAAGGGCAGCAGCATCGGCCGCAACATATTGGGCAATGTCATCAACGACGCGGTCGGCGACGTGGCGAGCAAGGCCGGCGTCTATTCCTATGTGCCGATCGCGGAGGTGAGCGGGACGCTCACCGATGCGATCGCCTGTCGCCTCGATCCCGGCGAACAGGTGCAGGCGGCTGCGGCGACCGAGGAAGCGACGCGCGGCGAAGAGGTCGGCGCGACCGCCAACTGGACGAGCGAGACGCGCGCCAATGTCAGCGGGTCGTCGACCGTCGCTTCGATCAACGAAGAGGGCGGCGGGCGGAAGTGCATGAACGTCAACGATTTCATCATCGTCGATGGCGAAGAGACGCAGGTCACCAAGCGCATGTGCAAGGGACCGGGCGATACGCGCTATGTCCTTGCGGCCTAAACTGCTGCTTCGGCTGGCGCTGTCGGCTTTCGCGCTCGCGGGCTTGACGGCTGCAAGCGGCATGGATCCTGCGAATCCGACCTGTCCGCTCAATCCGAACTGGTCGGCGAACCCGGTGATGACCCTGAAGATCGAGAAGCGCGGGGGCATGAAGGTCATGCTCGCCGAGGGGCGGGTCGATGCCGGACTTCCCGACCGGCTCGCCGCCGCATTGAAGGTGCACCCCGATGTCGAGGAAATCTGGCTGCGTTCGCCGGGGGGCGATGCCCGCGCCGGCAATGCGGCGGGGCGCATCATCCGCAGCAACCCCGGTATATTGACGCGGGTTCCGGCCGGATGGACCTGCTTTAGCGCCTGCAATTTCGTGTTCATGGGCGGACTGCCGCGCGTCATCGATCCGGGGGGCGTCTTCATGGTCCATATGTTTACGAGTACGGGTGATCGATCGGCGATCGACATGAGCGTCGCGATGGGAACCGACGCGACGCGTGAAATGATCGGCGGTATCGAACAGGATTCGGCGCTGCTGGCGAGCGAGGACAATGCTTTCCTGATCAAGATGGGCGTCTCACGGAAACTATTGACCGAGATCATGTACCGGCAGCAGGCCGTCGCGACCGCGGAGGATAAGTCGACCCGCCGCTGCCTGACCATCGACGAGGCGTTGAAATATGGCGTGACCTACGCGCCCGAATGACGTGCGGCGGATAAGGTTGCATTCAGAAACGAATGACGTAGGCTAGCCTCGAACAAGGAGAGGCCGCCATGAACGACATGACGCACGAGCATGCCACATTCCGCTCGATGATCGACGGGACGCAGGAAGATTGGGACATTATTGCGCGCGAGCAGAAGGAATTCGCGCCGAACAATGGCAAGCGCATCCTCGAGCATCTGAAGTTGCTCGGCGGCGATTATGGCGGCTTCCCCGTCGACCGGCTCGAACATTGTCTGCAGACCGCGACGCGGGCGCACCGGGATGGCCGCGACGAGGAATATGTCGTGATGGCGCTGCTCCACGACATCGGCGACACGCTCGGCGCGTTCAACCATCCCGACGTCGCTGCGGCGATCCTCAAACCCTTCTTGTCAGAAGAAAATCTCTGGATCGTCCAGCATCACGGCATCTTCCAGGGCCATTATTTCTTCCACTATCTCGGGCTCGACCGCGACATGCGCGATCAGTTCCGAGATCATCCCTATTATGCGGCGTGCGCCGAATTCTGCGAGAAATACGACGCGCCGGCGTTCGACCCCGACTATGACAGCGAGCCCCTCGAATTTTTCGAGCCGATGGTGATGCGGCTCTGCTCCTACCCGCGCACCAGCATCTACAAAAAGGTGATGGTCGAGGAAGCGGCGGAGTAAATCTGCCTCCGCGGGGGCGACGCTTACTTATCGACCCTTGAACTCGGTCTTGCGCTTCTGCTGGAAGGCCATGATGCCTTCCATCGCATCGGCGCTGTTGCCCGCGATATACTGCCCCTTGGCTTCGGCATCGAGCGTGTCCGAATAGCTTTGCGACAAGCCTTCGCGCAGCACGCGGCGCATCGTGCCGAGCGACACCGTCGGGCCGTTCGCGAGCCGTGTCGCGAGCGCCTTCGCCTCGGCCATCAACTCGGCATCCTCGACGCATTTATAGATCAGGCCCCAGTCGGCGGCCTGTTCGGCGCCGATCTTCTCGCCCAACATCATCATCTGCGTCGCGCGCGGCAGGCCGATCAGGCGCGGCAGCAACCACGACGAACCGCCGTCGGGAACCAGACCGATGTTGACGAACGCCTGCAGGAAATAGGCGCTCTTGCCCGCGATCGTGAAATCGCCCGACAGGCCGAAGCTGCACCCGACCCCGGCGGCGGGGCCGTTGACCGCAACGACCACCGGAACCTCGACATTGGCGAGCGCCAGCAGCATCGGATTATAATGGTTGCGCAACGCCTTGCGGCTGTTGGCACCGCCGCCGACCGCCGACCCGCTGCGATCGCCCGCAAGGTCCGCACCCGAACAGAAACCGCGCCCCTCGCCGGTGATCAGCAGCGCGCGCGCGCCCAGAATGGGCAGGTAATCGAGCGCCGCGCGAATGTCGTCGGCCATCGCGGGCGGCATCGAATTGAGCCGGTCGGGGCGGTTCAGGGTGATCGTTGCGACATGGTCGGCGACGCCGAACTTGATCGTTTCGAAGCTGGGAACATCGGTCATGGGGAAGAATCCTCTCGCGGGTGCTTTACCTTTACGTTCACGTAAAGATGTGACGCATTTGGGAGGGGAGTGCAAGGGGGAAGGGGGATGAGGGTTTTCGACCGATTGCTGCCGTCTCATTATTCGTCGCCCCGGACTTGATCCGGGGTCCCGCTTGATGCCGAAGACCGGTCGACGCCCCAAAAAGCGGGATCCCGGGTCAAGCCCGGGATGACGGAAGTGGAGGAGAGCAGCGACAGCTCCCCACCCCAAAGCCGGCGTCATTCACGGCCTAGCCGCACGAACCGCATCTCGCCTTCGGCGCGGTGCAGCGTCAGGCCGCGCTCGGTCTTCTCCGCGCATGCGCTGTCGAAATCGACGACGCCGATATCATTGGGCACGATAATCACCCGCAGCTTGCCCCCGTCGGCTTCGGTCAGCTCGTAGCGCGGCGCGGTGATGCCGTAGATCGGCTCACGCAGCTCGACCCAGCGCGGGATGCGCTTGTCGTCGTCGGGCATCGTCCAGCCATAATATTGGGTGTAATCCTCGGCTGGGTCGCCGCCGTCGAAGCCGATCGTGAAGTCGACTCCGGGTACGCCTTCGCCGTTTGGCCAGGTAACGAGCAGCGTGGGGACGGCGCCCTCGACCTCGATCAGCGGGCCCTTCTCCATCGCCGGCGGCACAGGCTTGGGGTTGGTGGTGAGGCAGATGGTCTCGCCGCGGATATCCCACCGGCCCTCGGCGCGTTCGTCGAGCGCGCCCGCGGCGAGCATATATAGAAAGCGACCGTCGGTCCGGATGACGAGTCCGCCGCCGACATCGGGCCCTTCGGCGAGGCTATACTCGCCTACCCATGACGATACCCGGGCGGCGGCGGGGGTGCCGATCAGAAAGGCGGCGAGGAGCAGCGTTCGCATGGCGCGGATCATGCGTCCGCCGCGGCCCCCGCGCCAGCCCCTTTCCACTTGCCCTGCCACCTGCTAGGCGCCCGCGCCATGTCCAAGCACCCCGACCGCCGCACCTTCGCCATCATTTCGCACCCCGACGCGGGCAAGACGACGCTGACCGAGAAATTGCTCGTCGCAGGCGGCGCGATCCATATCGCGGGCGAGGTGAAGGCGCGCGGCGCCGCGCGGCGCGCACGTTCGGACTGGATGAAGATCGAGCAGCAGCGCGGGATTTCGGTGACCTCGTCGGTGATGACCTTCGAGCATCAGGGGCTGATCTTCAACCTGCTCGACACGCCGGGGCACGAGGATTTCAGCGAAGACACCTATCGCACGCTCACTGCCGTCGATAGCGCGGTGATGGTGATCGACGCCGCGAAGGGCATCGAGCCGCAGACGCTGAAGCTGTTCGAGGTGTGCCGCCTGCGTTCGGTCCCTATCATCACCTTCATCAACAAGGTCGACCGTGAGGGGCAGACGCCGTTCGAACTGCTCGACGAGGTTGCTGACCGGCTCGCGCTCGACGTCTGTCCGATGAACTGGCCGGCGGGTATGGGCGGCCAGTTCGAGGGCATCTACGACCTCGTCGACCCCGCGCTGATGGTGCCCGGCGGCGATGCGTCGCGCATGTATGAGGGTGACCGGATCGCGGTCGAGGGGCTCGAAGATCCGCGGCTTGCCGCGAAGCTCAGCGCGCCGGCACTCGCCTTGCTCAAGGAAGAGACCGAGCTGGCGTCGGCCTGCTACGCGCCCTTCGACGCTGCCGCCTACCGCAATGGCGACCTGACGCCGGTCTTCTTCGGTTCGGCGCTCAAGGAATTCGGCGTCGTCGACCTGCTCGCCGGGCTCGCGAGCCACGCGCCCGGGCCGCAGCCGCAGCCCGCCGAACCAGCGCCGGTCCGGCCCGATGACGATGCCGTCACCGGCTTCGTGTTCAAGGTGCAGGCCAATATGAACCCCGCGCACCGCGACCGCATCGCGTTCATGCGCCTCTGCTCGGGCAAGTTCGAGCGCGGTATGCGGTTGATGCAGGGCGGCACGGGCAAGGCGATCGCGATCAGCCGCCCGATGCTCTTCCTTGCGCAGGATCGCGAGATGGCCGAAGAGGCCTTCCCGGGCGACATCATCGGCATCCCGAACCACGGGACGCTGCGCGTCGGCGATACGCTGTCGGAACGCAGCGACATCATGATCACCGGGCTGCCCAATTTCGCCCCCGAAATCCTGCGCCGCGTCGCGCTCGTCGATCCGACCAAGACCAAGCAGCTCAGAAAAGCGCTCGACGACATGGCCGAGGAGGGGATTATCCAGGTCTTTTACCCCGAGATCGGCGCGAACATGATCGTCGGCGTCGTCGGCCAGCTCCAGCTCGACGTGCTGATCAGCCGATTGGAGGCCGAATATAAGGTCGAGGCGAAGCTCGAGCAGTCGCCGTGGGACACCGCCCGCTGGATCGCGAGCGACGATGCCGCGGCCTTGAAGGCGTTCCAGGCCGACAATCGCGGCGCCGCGGCGACCGACCGCGACGGCGCGCCGGTGTTCATGGCGAAGGACGCGTGGGAGGTCGGCTATGTGACCCAGCGCAACCCGTCGATCCGCTTCACCGCTACGAAGGAACGCGTGTTCGCCGAGGCGGGTTGATCGAACCGCGCATCTGCTCCACCATGACCGCCGGGTCGATAATGGTGGGGGTATCGATGCGCACATGGATTTTGGCGCTTGCGGCGATGGCGAGCAGCGCACCTGCGGCAGCACAGACGATCGCGATGCCGATCGACAGGGGCTTCTGGACGAACGACACCGAGAAATGCGCGACCGTTCATCACGGTTACGTCTTCGACGGCAAACGCTGGGGCGCGCTCTATTATTACGGGCCCGGCGGCAGTATGGGACCGGCCGCCGAACTGGAGCCGATCACGCAGACACGCGCCACGGCCGATGGCTTCACCCAGATGCAATTCGGCGGCTATGACGGCGCAGGCTATTTCCGGATCAAGCCGACCGACCCCGGCCGCGCGCTCTATCGCGTCGGCGCGCCGTTCCGTGACGAGATTCAGCAAACGGACGAGTCGCTGATCCGCTGTAGCCTTGCTTCGCTGTCGCCGAAGATGAAGGCTGCAATGAAGCGCTTCGCGCCCGCCGTGGTCAAATAAGACTGAGGAGATCGGCGGGCGCTACCGCCGCGCCGCCTTCCTCATCCTCCTCACCCTCGAATTTGCTGAGCGTCACGCCGAGCAGGCGGATGCCCTGTTCGGTCGGGAGCAGGGGCGCAAGGATCGCTTCGCCTGCCGCAAGCAGCGAATTGCCGTCGATTATGGGCGAGGGGACGGATCTCGCCCGCGTGATCGTCCGGAAATCGGCGTAGCGCAGCTTCAGCGTCACCGTCCGCCCGCGCGCACCCTTCTTCGTGGCGCGATCCCACACGACGGCGCATACATGCGCGAGCGCCTCGCGAATCTCGGTATCGGTGATCAGGTCGTTGAAAAAGGTGCGCTCGCCGCCCAAGGATTTCAGCGGCCGGTTCGACTTGACGCGGCGATGGTCGACCCCGCGCGCGAGGTTATAGAGCCATTCGGCGCTGTTGCCGAAATTCTCGGCAAGCCACATCGGACCTTTGGCGGCGAGGTCGGCTCCCGAAAAGACGCCAAGCCCCTCCATCTTCGCCGCGGTTACGGGGCCGATGCCGTGGAAACGGCGGATCGACAGCGTCTGGACGAAGGCGGCGCCCTTGCCCGGGGGGATGATTGTGAGGCCATCGGGCTTGTTCTGGTCCGACGCGAGCTTGGCGATGAACTTGTTGTACGACACGCCGGCGGATGCGGTGAGACCGGTTTCGGCGCGGATGCGCTGGCGGATCAGCTTCGCCGCCGCGGTCGCGCTGCCAAGCCCCGCCTTGTCGGCGCTGACGTCGAGATAGGCTTCGTCAAGCGAGAGCGGCTCGACCTCGTCGGCATAGTCGCGGAAGATCGCGCGGATCTGGTGGGAGATGTCGCGATAGACCTCGAAGCGCGGCGGCACGAATATGAGGCCGGGGCACTGACGCTTCGCGGTGATGCTGGGCATCGCCGAGCGGACGCCAAACTTGCGCGCTTCATAACTCGCCGCAGCAACGACGCCGCGCCGCGACGATCCGCCGACCGCAACGGGCTTTCCGCGCAGGGCCGGATCGTCGCGCTGCTCGACCGAGGCATAAAAGGCATCCATGTCGACATGGATGATTTTGCGGCCCTCCGGCGTCGTGTCAGAATCGGCAAACAATCACATACCCCTTGGTCGACCTTTGCTTACACGGGCCGAAATTGTCTCATAGTCCGGCGCGAACAAGGGCGATGCGCGGCAGAACGGCAAGGAGAACAAACCACGAATCCGCGTGACAATCAACAGGGGGCGTGCGCTCGGCAACATCCGTAGCGGGCGATGCAT
This DNA window, taken from Sphingopyxis sp. PAMC25046, encodes the following:
- the dinB gene encoding DNA polymerase IV, giving the protein MDAFYASVEQRDDPALRGKPVAVGGSSRRGVVAAASYEARKFGVRSAMPSITAKRQCPGLIFVPPRFEVYRDISHQIRAIFRDYADEVEPLSLDEAYLDVSADKAGLGSATAAAKLIRQRIRAETGLTASAGVSYNKFIAKLASDQNKPDGLTIIPPGKGAAFVQTLSIRRFHGIGPVTAAKMEGLGVFSGADLAAKGPMWLAENFGNSAEWLYNLARGVDHRRVKSNRPLKSLGGERTFFNDLITDTEIREALAHVCAVVWDRATKKGARGRTVTLKLRYADFRTITRARSVPSPIIDGNSLLAAGEAILAPLLPTEQGIRLLGVTLSKFEGEEDEEGGAAVAPADLLSLI
- a CDS encoding enoyl-CoA hydratase-related protein, translating into MTDVPSFETIKFGVADHVATITLNRPDRLNSMPPAMADDIRAALDYLPILGARALLITGEGRGFCSGADLAGDRSGSAVGGGANSRKALRNHYNPMLLALANVEVPVVVAVNGPAAGVGCSFGLSGDFTIAGKSAYFLQAFVNIGLVPDGGSSWLLPRLIGLPRATQMMMLGEKIGAEQAADWGLIYKCVEDAELMAEAKALATRLANGPTVSLGTMRRVLREGLSQSYSDTLDAEAKGQYIAGNSADAMEGIMAFQQKRKTEFKGR
- a CDS encoding HD domain-containing protein, encoding MNDMTHEHATFRSMIDGTQEDWDIIAREQKEFAPNNGKRILEHLKLLGGDYGGFPVDRLEHCLQTATRAHRDGRDEEYVVMALLHDIGDTLGAFNHPDVAAAILKPFLSEENLWIVQHHGIFQGHYFFHYLGLDRDMRDQFRDHPYYAACAEFCEKYDAPAFDPDYDSEPLEFFEPMVMRLCSYPRTSIYKKVMVEEAAE
- a CDS encoding peptide chain release factor 3, which encodes MSKHPDRRTFAIISHPDAGKTTLTEKLLVAGGAIHIAGEVKARGAARRARSDWMKIEQQRGISVTSSVMTFEHQGLIFNLLDTPGHEDFSEDTYRTLTAVDSAVMVIDAAKGIEPQTLKLFEVCRLRSVPIITFINKVDREGQTPFELLDEVADRLALDVCPMNWPAGMGGQFEGIYDLVDPALMVPGGDASRMYEGDRIAVEGLEDPRLAAKLSAPALALLKEETELASACYAPFDAAAYRNGDLTPVFFGSALKEFGVVDLLAGLASHAPGPQPQPAEPAPVRPDDDAVTGFVFKVQANMNPAHRDRIAFMRLCSGKFERGMRLMQGGTGKAIAISRPMLFLAQDREMAEEAFPGDIIGIPNHGTLRVGDTLSERSDIMITGLPNFAPEILRRVALVDPTKTKQLRKALDDMAEEGIIQVFYPEIGANMIVGVVGQLQLDVLISRLEAEYKVEAKLEQSPWDTARWIASDDAAALKAFQADNRGAAATDRDGAPVFMAKDAWEVGYVTQRNPSIRFTATKERVFAEAG